The following are from one region of the Ochotona princeps isolate mOchPri1 chromosome 15, mOchPri1.hap1, whole genome shotgun sequence genome:
- the PACSIN2 gene encoding protein kinase C and casein kinase substrate in neurons protein 2 isoform X4 has product MSVTYDDSIGVEVSSDSFWEVGNYKRTVKRIDDGHRLCSDLMSCLHERARIEKAYAQQLTEWARRWRQLVEKGPQYGTVEKAWIAVMSEAEKVSELHLEVKASLMNEDFEKIKNWQKEAFHKQMMGGFKETKEAEDGFRKAQKPWAKKLKEVEAAKKAHHAACKEEKLAISREANSKADPSLNPEQLKKLQDKVEKCKQDVLKTKEKYEKSLKELEQGTPQYMENMEQVFDQCQQFEEKRLRFFREVLLEVQKHLDLSNVAGYKAIYRELEQNIKAADAVEDLRWFRANHGPGMAMNWPQFEEWSADLNRTLSRRERKKASDGVTLTGINQTGDQAVQNKAGSNLSVPSNPAQSQSSYNPFEDEDDTGSTVSEKEDIKAKNVSSYDKAQSYPTDWSDDESNNPFSSTDANGDSNPFDEDTSSGTEVRVRALYDYEGQEHDELSFKAGDELTKLEDEDEQGWCKGRLDSGQVGLYPANYVEAIQ; this is encoded by the exons ATGTCTGTCACTTACGATGACTCCATTGGAGTTGAAGTGTCCAGCGACAGCTTCTGGGAG GTGGGGAACTACAAGAGGACGGTGAAGCGAATCGACGACGGCCACCGCCTCTGCAGCGACCTCATGAGCTGCCTGCATGAGCGGGCGCGCATTGAGAAGGCGTACGCGCAGCAGCTCACCGAGTGGGCACGACGCTGGCGCCAGCTCGTGGAGAAGG GGCCGCAGTATGGAACCGTGGAGAAGGCCTGGATAGCGGTCATGTCCGAGGCGGAGAAGGTGAGCGAGCTGCACCTTGAAGTGAAGGCCTCACTGATGAATGAGGACTTTGAGAAGATCAAGAACTGGCAGAAGGAGGCTTTCCACAAACAGATGATGGGGGGCTTTAAGGAGACCAAAGAAGCTGAAGATGGCTTCCGAAAGGCACAGAAGCCCTGGGCCAAGAAACTGAAAGAG GTGGAGGCGGCCAAGAAAGCCCACCATGCAGCATGCAAAGAGGAGAAGCTGGCCATCTCAAGGGAGGCCAACAGCAAGGCAGACCCATCTCTCAACCCCGAGCAGCTCAAGAAACTCCAAGACAAAGTAGAGAAGTGCAAACAAGACGTGCTAAAG ACCAAGGAGAAGTATGAGAAGTCGCtgaaggagctggagcagggcaCCCCGCAGTACATGGAGAACATGGAGCAGGTGTTTGATCAGTGCCAGCAGTTTGAGGAGAAGCGCCTGCGCTTCTTTCGGGAGGTTCTACTGGAAGTTCAGAAACACCTCGACCTGTCCAACGTGGCTGG CTACAAAGCCATTTaccgggagctggagcagaacaTCAAAGCAGCCGACGCAGTGGAGGACCTGCGGTGGTTCCGAGCCAATCATGGGCCGGGCATGGCCATGAACTGGCCGCAGTTTGAG GAGTGGTCAGCAGACCTCAACCGCACCCTCAGccggagggagaggaagaaggccTCGGATGGCGTCACCCTGACAGGCATCAACCAGACGGGTGACCAGGCTGTCCAGAACAAAGCTGGCAG CAACCTTAGTGTCCCGAGCAACCCTGCCCAGTCACAGTCCAGCTACAACCCCTTCGAGGACGAGGACGACACGGGCAGCACCGTCAGTGAGAAGGAGGACATTAAGGCCAAAAA TGTGAGCAGCTACGACAAGGCCCAGAGCTACCCCACTGACTGGTCAGACGATGAGTCCAACAACCCCTTCTCCTCCACCGATGCCAACGGGGACTCCAATCCGTTTGACGAGGACACCAGCTCGGGGACCGAAGTGCGAGTCCGGGCCCTGTATGACTACGAGGGGCAGGAGCATGACGAGCTGAGCTTCAAGGCCG GAGACGAGCTAACCAAGCTAGAGGACGAGGATGAGCAGGGCTGGTGCAAGGGGCGCCTGGACAGTGGACAGGTTGGCCTGTATCCAGCCAACTACGTCGAGGCGATCCAGTGA
- the PACSIN2 gene encoding protein kinase C and casein kinase substrate in neurons protein 2 isoform X5: MSVTYDDSIGVEVSSDSFWEVGNYKRTVKRIDDGHRLCSDLMSCLHERARIEKAYAQQLTEWARRWRQLVEKGPQYGTVEKAWIAVMSEAEKVSELHLEVKASLMNEDFEKIKNWQKEAFHKQMMGGFKETKEAEDGFRKAQKPWAKKLKEVEAAKKAHHAACKEEKLAISREANSKADPSLNPEQLKKLQDKVEKCKQDVLKTKEKYEKSLKELEQGTPQYMENMEQVFDQCQQFEEKRLRFFREVLLEVQKHLDLSNVAGYKAIYRELEQNIKAADAVEDLRWFRANHGPGMAMNWPQFEEWSADLNRTLSRRERKKASDGVTLTGINQTGDQAVQNKAGSVSSYDKAQSYPTDWSDDESNNPFSSTDANGDSNPFDEDTSSGTEVRVRALYDYEGQEHDELSFKAGDELTKLEDEDEQGWCKGRLDSGQVGLYPANYVEAIQ; the protein is encoded by the exons ATGTCTGTCACTTACGATGACTCCATTGGAGTTGAAGTGTCCAGCGACAGCTTCTGGGAG GTGGGGAACTACAAGAGGACGGTGAAGCGAATCGACGACGGCCACCGCCTCTGCAGCGACCTCATGAGCTGCCTGCATGAGCGGGCGCGCATTGAGAAGGCGTACGCGCAGCAGCTCACCGAGTGGGCACGACGCTGGCGCCAGCTCGTGGAGAAGG GGCCGCAGTATGGAACCGTGGAGAAGGCCTGGATAGCGGTCATGTCCGAGGCGGAGAAGGTGAGCGAGCTGCACCTTGAAGTGAAGGCCTCACTGATGAATGAGGACTTTGAGAAGATCAAGAACTGGCAGAAGGAGGCTTTCCACAAACAGATGATGGGGGGCTTTAAGGAGACCAAAGAAGCTGAAGATGGCTTCCGAAAGGCACAGAAGCCCTGGGCCAAGAAACTGAAAGAG GTGGAGGCGGCCAAGAAAGCCCACCATGCAGCATGCAAAGAGGAGAAGCTGGCCATCTCAAGGGAGGCCAACAGCAAGGCAGACCCATCTCTCAACCCCGAGCAGCTCAAGAAACTCCAAGACAAAGTAGAGAAGTGCAAACAAGACGTGCTAAAG ACCAAGGAGAAGTATGAGAAGTCGCtgaaggagctggagcagggcaCCCCGCAGTACATGGAGAACATGGAGCAGGTGTTTGATCAGTGCCAGCAGTTTGAGGAGAAGCGCCTGCGCTTCTTTCGGGAGGTTCTACTGGAAGTTCAGAAACACCTCGACCTGTCCAACGTGGCTGG CTACAAAGCCATTTaccgggagctggagcagaacaTCAAAGCAGCCGACGCAGTGGAGGACCTGCGGTGGTTCCGAGCCAATCATGGGCCGGGCATGGCCATGAACTGGCCGCAGTTTGAG GAGTGGTCAGCAGACCTCAACCGCACCCTCAGccggagggagaggaagaaggccTCGGATGGCGTCACCCTGACAGGCATCAACCAGACGGGTGACCAGGCTGTCCAGAACAAAGCTGGCAG TGTGAGCAGCTACGACAAGGCCCAGAGCTACCCCACTGACTGGTCAGACGATGAGTCCAACAACCCCTTCTCCTCCACCGATGCCAACGGGGACTCCAATCCGTTTGACGAGGACACCAGCTCGGGGACCGAAGTGCGAGTCCGGGCCCTGTATGACTACGAGGGGCAGGAGCATGACGAGCTGAGCTTCAAGGCCG GAGACGAGCTAACCAAGCTAGAGGACGAGGATGAGCAGGGCTGGTGCAAGGGGCGCCTGGACAGTGGACAGGTTGGCCTGTATCCAGCCAACTACGTCGAGGCGATCCAGTGA
- the PACSIN2 gene encoding protein kinase C and casein kinase substrate in neurons protein 2 isoform X3, whose protein sequence is MGTVLRRPLVAPSGRSQEGPFVGSWSLQASAGDASSSTWWSSRSWCCQGILCREREPSHGMAGQGQVGNYKRTVKRIDDGHRLCSDLMSCLHERARIEKAYAQQLTEWARRWRQLVEKGPQYGTVEKAWIAVMSEAEKVSELHLEVKASLMNEDFEKIKNWQKEAFHKQMMGGFKETKEAEDGFRKAQKPWAKKLKEVEAAKKAHHAACKEEKLAISREANSKADPSLNPEQLKKLQDKVEKCKQDVLKTKEKYEKSLKELEQGTPQYMENMEQVFDQCQQFEEKRLRFFREVLLEVQKHLDLSNVAGYKAIYRELEQNIKAADAVEDLRWFRANHGPGMAMNWPQFEEWSADLNRTLSRRERKKASDGVTLTGINQTGDQAVQNKAGSVSSYDKAQSYPTDWSDDESNNPFSSTDANGDSNPFDEDTSSGTEVRVRALYDYEGQEHDELSFKAGDELTKLEDEDEQGWCKGRLDSGQVGLYPANYVEAIQ, encoded by the exons ATGGGGACAGTGCTTAGAAGGCCCCTCGTGGCCCCCAGCGGGCGCAGCCAGGAAGGGCCCTTTGTGGGGAGCTGGTCTCTGCAGGCCAGTGCAGGTGATGCAAGCTCTTCCACGTGGTGGTCCAGCAGATCCTGGTGCTGCCAGGGAATCCTCTGCAGGGAAAGGGAGCCAAGCCATGGCATGGCAGGACAGGGGCAG GTGGGGAACTACAAGAGGACGGTGAAGCGAATCGACGACGGCCACCGCCTCTGCAGCGACCTCATGAGCTGCCTGCATGAGCGGGCGCGCATTGAGAAGGCGTACGCGCAGCAGCTCACCGAGTGGGCACGACGCTGGCGCCAGCTCGTGGAGAAGG GGCCGCAGTATGGAACCGTGGAGAAGGCCTGGATAGCGGTCATGTCCGAGGCGGAGAAGGTGAGCGAGCTGCACCTTGAAGTGAAGGCCTCACTGATGAATGAGGACTTTGAGAAGATCAAGAACTGGCAGAAGGAGGCTTTCCACAAACAGATGATGGGGGGCTTTAAGGAGACCAAAGAAGCTGAAGATGGCTTCCGAAAGGCACAGAAGCCCTGGGCCAAGAAACTGAAAGAG GTGGAGGCGGCCAAGAAAGCCCACCATGCAGCATGCAAAGAGGAGAAGCTGGCCATCTCAAGGGAGGCCAACAGCAAGGCAGACCCATCTCTCAACCCCGAGCAGCTCAAGAAACTCCAAGACAAAGTAGAGAAGTGCAAACAAGACGTGCTAAAG ACCAAGGAGAAGTATGAGAAGTCGCtgaaggagctggagcagggcaCCCCGCAGTACATGGAGAACATGGAGCAGGTGTTTGATCAGTGCCAGCAGTTTGAGGAGAAGCGCCTGCGCTTCTTTCGGGAGGTTCTACTGGAAGTTCAGAAACACCTCGACCTGTCCAACGTGGCTGG CTACAAAGCCATTTaccgggagctggagcagaacaTCAAAGCAGCCGACGCAGTGGAGGACCTGCGGTGGTTCCGAGCCAATCATGGGCCGGGCATGGCCATGAACTGGCCGCAGTTTGAG GAGTGGTCAGCAGACCTCAACCGCACCCTCAGccggagggagaggaagaaggccTCGGATGGCGTCACCCTGACAGGCATCAACCAGACGGGTGACCAGGCTGTCCAGAACAAAGCTGGCAG TGTGAGCAGCTACGACAAGGCCCAGAGCTACCCCACTGACTGGTCAGACGATGAGTCCAACAACCCCTTCTCCTCCACCGATGCCAACGGGGACTCCAATCCGTTTGACGAGGACACCAGCTCGGGGACCGAAGTGCGAGTCCGGGCCCTGTATGACTACGAGGGGCAGGAGCATGACGAGCTGAGCTTCAAGGCCG GAGACGAGCTAACCAAGCTAGAGGACGAGGATGAGCAGGGCTGGTGCAAGGGGCGCCTGGACAGTGGACAGGTTGGCCTGTATCCAGCCAACTACGTCGAGGCGATCCAGTGA
- the PACSIN2 gene encoding protein kinase C and casein kinase substrate in neurons protein 2 isoform X1, whose amino-acid sequence MGTVLRRPLVAPSGRSQEGPFVGSWSLQASAGDASSSTWWSSRSWCCQGILCREREPSHGMAGQGQVGNYKRTVKRIDDGHRLCSDLMSCLHERARIEKAYAQQLTEWARRWRQLVEKGPQYGTVEKAWIAVMSEAEKVSELHLEVKASLMNEDFEKIKNWQKEAFHKQMMGGFKETKEAEDGFRKAQKPWAKKLKEVEAAKKAHHAACKEEKLAISREANSKADPSLNPEQLKKLQDKVEKCKQDVLKTKEKYEKSLKELEQGTPQYMENMEQVFDQCQQFEEKRLRFFREVLLEVQKHLDLSNVAGYKAIYRELEQNIKAADAVEDLRWFRANHGPGMAMNWPQFEEWSADLNRTLSRRERKKASDGVTLTGINQTGDQAVQNKAGSNLSVPSNPAQSQSSYNPFEDEDDTGSTVSEKEDIKAKNVSSYDKAQSYPTDWSDDESNNPFSSTDANGDSNPFDEDTSSGTEVRVRALYDYEGQEHDELSFKAGDELTKLEDEDEQGWCKGRLDSGQVGLYPANYVEAIQ is encoded by the exons ATGGGGACAGTGCTTAGAAGGCCCCTCGTGGCCCCCAGCGGGCGCAGCCAGGAAGGGCCCTTTGTGGGGAGCTGGTCTCTGCAGGCCAGTGCAGGTGATGCAAGCTCTTCCACGTGGTGGTCCAGCAGATCCTGGTGCTGCCAGGGAATCCTCTGCAGGGAAAGGGAGCCAAGCCATGGCATGGCAGGACAGGGGCAG GTGGGGAACTACAAGAGGACGGTGAAGCGAATCGACGACGGCCACCGCCTCTGCAGCGACCTCATGAGCTGCCTGCATGAGCGGGCGCGCATTGAGAAGGCGTACGCGCAGCAGCTCACCGAGTGGGCACGACGCTGGCGCCAGCTCGTGGAGAAGG GGCCGCAGTATGGAACCGTGGAGAAGGCCTGGATAGCGGTCATGTCCGAGGCGGAGAAGGTGAGCGAGCTGCACCTTGAAGTGAAGGCCTCACTGATGAATGAGGACTTTGAGAAGATCAAGAACTGGCAGAAGGAGGCTTTCCACAAACAGATGATGGGGGGCTTTAAGGAGACCAAAGAAGCTGAAGATGGCTTCCGAAAGGCACAGAAGCCCTGGGCCAAGAAACTGAAAGAG GTGGAGGCGGCCAAGAAAGCCCACCATGCAGCATGCAAAGAGGAGAAGCTGGCCATCTCAAGGGAGGCCAACAGCAAGGCAGACCCATCTCTCAACCCCGAGCAGCTCAAGAAACTCCAAGACAAAGTAGAGAAGTGCAAACAAGACGTGCTAAAG ACCAAGGAGAAGTATGAGAAGTCGCtgaaggagctggagcagggcaCCCCGCAGTACATGGAGAACATGGAGCAGGTGTTTGATCAGTGCCAGCAGTTTGAGGAGAAGCGCCTGCGCTTCTTTCGGGAGGTTCTACTGGAAGTTCAGAAACACCTCGACCTGTCCAACGTGGCTGG CTACAAAGCCATTTaccgggagctggagcagaacaTCAAAGCAGCCGACGCAGTGGAGGACCTGCGGTGGTTCCGAGCCAATCATGGGCCGGGCATGGCCATGAACTGGCCGCAGTTTGAG GAGTGGTCAGCAGACCTCAACCGCACCCTCAGccggagggagaggaagaaggccTCGGATGGCGTCACCCTGACAGGCATCAACCAGACGGGTGACCAGGCTGTCCAGAACAAAGCTGGCAG CAACCTTAGTGTCCCGAGCAACCCTGCCCAGTCACAGTCCAGCTACAACCCCTTCGAGGACGAGGACGACACGGGCAGCACCGTCAGTGAGAAGGAGGACATTAAGGCCAAAAA TGTGAGCAGCTACGACAAGGCCCAGAGCTACCCCACTGACTGGTCAGACGATGAGTCCAACAACCCCTTCTCCTCCACCGATGCCAACGGGGACTCCAATCCGTTTGACGAGGACACCAGCTCGGGGACCGAAGTGCGAGTCCGGGCCCTGTATGACTACGAGGGGCAGGAGCATGACGAGCTGAGCTTCAAGGCCG GAGACGAGCTAACCAAGCTAGAGGACGAGGATGAGCAGGGCTGGTGCAAGGGGCGCCTGGACAGTGGACAGGTTGGCCTGTATCCAGCCAACTACGTCGAGGCGATCCAGTGA
- the PACSIN2 gene encoding protein kinase C and casein kinase substrate in neurons protein 2 isoform X2: MSCLHERARIEKAYAQQLTEWARRWRQLVEKGPQYGTVEKAWIAVMSEAEKVSELHLEVKASLMNEDFEKIKNWQKEAFHKQMMGGFKETKEAEDGFRKAQKPWAKKLKEVEAAKKAHHAACKEEKLAISREANSKADPSLNPEQLKKLQDKVEKCKQDVLKTKEKYEKSLKELEQGTPQYMENMEQVFDQCQQFEEKRLRFFREVLLEVQKHLDLSNVAGYKAIYRELEQNIKAADAVEDLRWFRANHGPGMAMNWPQFEEWSADLNRTLSRRERKKASDGVTLTGINQTGDQAVQNKAGSNLSVPSNPAQSQSSYNPFEDEDDTGSTVSEKEDIKAKNVSSYDKAQSYPTDWSDDESNNPFSSTDANGDSNPFDEDTSSGTEVRVRALYDYEGQEHDELSFKAGDELTKLEDEDEQGWCKGRLDSGQVGLYPANYVEAIQ; encoded by the exons ATGAGCTGCCTGCATGAGCGGGCGCGCATTGAGAAGGCGTACGCGCAGCAGCTCACCGAGTGGGCACGACGCTGGCGCCAGCTCGTGGAGAAGG GGCCGCAGTATGGAACCGTGGAGAAGGCCTGGATAGCGGTCATGTCCGAGGCGGAGAAGGTGAGCGAGCTGCACCTTGAAGTGAAGGCCTCACTGATGAATGAGGACTTTGAGAAGATCAAGAACTGGCAGAAGGAGGCTTTCCACAAACAGATGATGGGGGGCTTTAAGGAGACCAAAGAAGCTGAAGATGGCTTCCGAAAGGCACAGAAGCCCTGGGCCAAGAAACTGAAAGAG GTGGAGGCGGCCAAGAAAGCCCACCATGCAGCATGCAAAGAGGAGAAGCTGGCCATCTCAAGGGAGGCCAACAGCAAGGCAGACCCATCTCTCAACCCCGAGCAGCTCAAGAAACTCCAAGACAAAGTAGAGAAGTGCAAACAAGACGTGCTAAAG ACCAAGGAGAAGTATGAGAAGTCGCtgaaggagctggagcagggcaCCCCGCAGTACATGGAGAACATGGAGCAGGTGTTTGATCAGTGCCAGCAGTTTGAGGAGAAGCGCCTGCGCTTCTTTCGGGAGGTTCTACTGGAAGTTCAGAAACACCTCGACCTGTCCAACGTGGCTGG CTACAAAGCCATTTaccgggagctggagcagaacaTCAAAGCAGCCGACGCAGTGGAGGACCTGCGGTGGTTCCGAGCCAATCATGGGCCGGGCATGGCCATGAACTGGCCGCAGTTTGAG GAGTGGTCAGCAGACCTCAACCGCACCCTCAGccggagggagaggaagaaggccTCGGATGGCGTCACCCTGACAGGCATCAACCAGACGGGTGACCAGGCTGTCCAGAACAAAGCTGGCAG CAACCTTAGTGTCCCGAGCAACCCTGCCCAGTCACAGTCCAGCTACAACCCCTTCGAGGACGAGGACGACACGGGCAGCACCGTCAGTGAGAAGGAGGACATTAAGGCCAAAAA TGTGAGCAGCTACGACAAGGCCCAGAGCTACCCCACTGACTGGTCAGACGATGAGTCCAACAACCCCTTCTCCTCCACCGATGCCAACGGGGACTCCAATCCGTTTGACGAGGACACCAGCTCGGGGACCGAAGTGCGAGTCCGGGCCCTGTATGACTACGAGGGGCAGGAGCATGACGAGCTGAGCTTCAAGGCCG GAGACGAGCTAACCAAGCTAGAGGACGAGGATGAGCAGGGCTGGTGCAAGGGGCGCCTGGACAGTGGACAGGTTGGCCTGTATCCAGCCAACTACGTCGAGGCGATCCAGTGA